The Flavobacteriales bacterium genomic sequence TGAAGGCGGTCGAGTATTTCCTCAAACAAAGGTTGGAAGCGTGGGGGATCGGTTCCGAAAGGGAGTTCGTGCATTTCGGACTTACATCCCAGGATATCAACAACACCAGTGTGCCCCTGTCATTGAAAGAGGCCCTTGTGAACGAATTGATGCCCTTGATGCAGGAACTGGTTGCAGATCTGGCAGGACTCGCTATCCAGTACAAAGATGTTTCCATGCTGGCCAGAACCCATGGCCAACCAGCTTCTCCCACCAAATTAGGTAAAGAACTTCAGGTGTTTGTGGAGCGCATGCGCATACAGATGGACGCCATGAACCAGGTGCCTTTCGCCGCCAAGTTCGGCGGAGCCACCGGCAACCTGAACGCGCACCATGTGGCCTACCCGGATACCGACTGGCAGACCTTTGCCAGGGGATTTGTGGAGCGCAACCTCGGCCTTACCCGGTCGTTCCCCACCACCCAGATCGAACATTACGACCAGCTCGCAGCGCTGTTCGACGCCCTGAAACGCATCTGTGTGATTCTGATTGACCTGTGCCGGGATATGTGGACCTACATCTCCATGGAGTACTTCCGCCAGAAGATCAAGGAAGGTGAAGTGGGTTCGTCGGCCATGCCACACAAAGTCAATCCCATTGATTTTGAAAACGCAGAAGGTAACCTCGGAATCGCCATAGCACTGTGCGAGCACCTGGCGGCCAAACTTCCCGTTTCCCGCCTCCAGCGCGACCTTACCGACAGTACCGTGCTGCGTAACGTGGGCATGCCGTTCGCACACATGGTCATTGCCCTTCAGTCGACAAGGAAAGGACTGGGGAAACTGTTGCTGAATGAGGCAGCACTCGCCAACGACCTGGAAAACAACTGGGCTGTGGTGGCCGAAGCCATTCAAACCGTGCTGCGTCGTGAAGGGTTTGATCAACCTTATGAAGCCCTCAAAGCACTTACACGCACCAACGAAAAGATCGACCGCAAAGCCATTCATGCTTTCATTGAACAGCTGAAGGTAACTGAAGCGGTGAAAG encodes the following:
- the purB gene encoding adenylosuccinate lyase — protein: MELNELSAISPVDGRYRRVTKNLAGYFSEFALIRYRLHVEVEYFIALCELPLPQLKGVKPELFQRMRDLVKQFTPEQAQEVKDIEKVTNHDVKAVEYFLKQRLEAWGIGSEREFVHFGLTSQDINNTSVPLSLKEALVNELMPLMQELVADLAGLAIQYKDVSMLARTHGQPASPTKLGKELQVFVERMRIQMDAMNQVPFAAKFGGATGNLNAHHVAYPDTDWQTFARGFVERNLGLTRSFPTTQIEHYDQLAALFDALKRICVILIDLCRDMWTYISMEYFRQKIKEGEVGSSAMPHKVNPIDFENAEGNLGIAIALCEHLAAKLPVSRLQRDLTDSTVLRNVGMPFAHMVIALQSTRKGLGKLLLNEAALANDLENNWAVVAEAIQTVLRREGFDQPYEALKALTRTNEKIDRKAIHAFIEQLKVTEAVKEELKTITPANYTGVSS